From the genome of Geobacter sp. SVR, one region includes:
- a CDS encoding SAP domain-containing protein, producing the protein MTFNQIRAIAAERGIRVAGMKKTEMVRAIQLQEGNQPCFDSGKAAECGQPGCLWVAACR; encoded by the coding sequence ATGACGTTCAATCAGATTCGCGCCATAGCGGCGGAACGCGGCATACGGGTGGCAGGCATGAAAAAAACGGAAATGGTACGGGCGATCCAGCTCCAGGAAGGCAATCAGCCCTGCTTCGACAGCGGAAAAGCGGCAGAATGCGGCCAGCCCGGCTGCCTGTGGGTCGCTGCGTGCCGATAA